In Desulfovibrio sp. 86, the following proteins share a genomic window:
- a CDS encoding NfeD family protein, with amino-acid sequence MNAPLLWFIVGVAFFVAELMTPAMVLLFFGVGAWASALAALLGMDLAWQIVAFICISLLTLLFLRRRLRAVFGGRSSRNPSANCDGQDEEQCAPHLLTGRQGVVSKALRPGEVGEISIDGSFWRATAHEHIAAGSPVLVLGADPGNALVLRVQPVTVS; translated from the coding sequence ATGAACGCGCCTCTTCTCTGGTTTATCGTGGGTGTGGCCTTTTTTGTGGCCGAACTCATGACCCCGGCCATGGTGCTGCTCTTTTTCGGCGTGGGGGCCTGGGCTTCCGCCCTGGCCGCGCTGCTGGGCATGGACCTCGCATGGCAGATTGTTGCCTTTATCTGCATTTCCCTTCTTACCCTGCTGTTTCTGCGCCGCCGCCTCCGGGCTGTTTTTGGCGGGCGCTCCAGCCGCAACCCGTCCGCGAACTGCGACGGACAGGACGAGGAACAGTGCGCGCCGCACCTTCTGACAGGCAGGCAGGGCGTGGTCAGCAAGGCCCTGCGCCCCGGCGAAGTGGGCGAAATCAGCATTGACGGCAGCTTCTGGCGCGCCACGGCCCACGAGCACATTGCGGCAGGCAGCCCGGTACTGGTGCTGGGTGCTGATCCTGGCAATGCGCTTGTGCTGCGCGTGCAGCCCGTGACCGTATCCTGA
- a CDS encoding SPFH domain-containing protein → MEFMNSFGWLFLLAVLVIIVLVKTAVVVPNQSAFVVERLGKFSKVLYAGFHILVPFVDVIAYKRSLKEQVLDVPKQTCITRDNVSVDIDGVLYLQIITPDKSAYGISDYEWGAIQLAQTSLRSVIGTLELDRTFEERTRINQEVVEALDAATAPWGVKVLRYEIRDITPPITVMEAMEKQMRAEREKRAVIAQSEGEMQSRINLAEGAKAAAIAQSEGDKQAVINKADGEAAQIRTVAMATAEGLRIVGEQLGNDAVAAAQLRLAESYITQFGQLAKQGNSLIIPSDIADAAGMVAAVSKIIKPGEGLAKGGNRS, encoded by the coding sequence ATGGAATTCATGAACAGCTTCGGATGGCTTTTTCTCTTGGCCGTATTGGTTATCATCGTCCTTGTCAAAACAGCGGTTGTCGTGCCCAACCAATCCGCCTTCGTGGTGGAACGGCTCGGCAAATTCAGTAAGGTTTTGTACGCGGGCTTTCATATTCTTGTGCCCTTTGTGGATGTTATCGCCTACAAGCGCAGCCTCAAGGAGCAGGTTCTGGACGTGCCCAAGCAGACCTGCATCACCCGCGACAACGTGAGTGTGGACATCGACGGCGTGCTCTACCTCCAGATCATCACGCCCGACAAATCCGCCTACGGCATTTCGGATTACGAATGGGGGGCCATCCAACTGGCGCAGACCTCACTGCGTTCCGTCATAGGCACGCTTGAGCTCGACCGCACCTTTGAAGAACGCACGCGCATCAATCAGGAAGTGGTGGAGGCTCTTGACGCCGCCACAGCGCCCTGGGGCGTCAAGGTGCTGCGCTATGAGATCCGCGACATCACGCCCCCCATCACCGTTATGGAAGCCATGGAAAAACAGATGCGCGCGGAGCGCGAAAAGCGCGCCGTCATTGCCCAGTCCGAAGGCGAAATGCAGTCGCGCATCAATCTGGCCGAAGGGGCAAAGGCCGCTGCCATTGCCCAGTCTGAAGGCGACAAGCAGGCCGTCATCAACAAGGCCGACGGCGAAGCCGCGCAGATCCGCACCGTGGCCATGGCCACGGCCGAAGGACTGCGCATCGTGGGCGAACAGCTTGGCAACGACGCCGTGGCCGCTGCCCAACTGCGCCTTGCCGAATCCTACATCACCCAGTTCGGCCAGCTGGCCAAGCAGGGCAACAGCCTCATCATCCCTTCGGACATAGCCGATGCGGCGGGCATGGTGGCCGCCGTGAGCAAGATCATCAAGCCCGGCGAAGGCCTTGCCAAGGGCGGCAACCGCTCCTAG